Proteins encoded in a region of the Chlamydiales bacterium STE3 genome:
- a CDS encoding Transposase DDE domain protein (Product derived from UniProtKB/Trembl:A0A010KA72) — protein sequence LKIHGEGEWKVKVHGKDKRRTWRKLHMGIDAKTQDIICCELTRNDKGDAEIAEEMLGKLPCKVKSVRGDGAYDPSRFRKKVHEKGGTCIVPPPKDAVYKGKEESGWEKERDDTIATIHGFGGDEIGRKLWKMCSGYHERSLVETAMFRVKKLLGDGLKARSMGSQKTEAICKCMVINKMNKLGMPRFDWVFEAA from the coding sequence ACTTAAGATCCATGGAGAAGGAGAATGGAAAGTCAAGGTGCACGGGAAGGATAAACGCAGGACATGGAGAAAATTGCACATGGGAATAGATGCAAAAACCCAGGATATTATCTGCTGTGAGCTGACACGTAATGATAAAGGAGATGCTGAGATAGCAGAGGAGATGCTAGGAAAATTACCTTGCAAGGTGAAATCTGTGAGAGGCGATGGAGCTTATGACCCCAGTAGATTTCGTAAGAAGGTCCATGAGAAAGGAGGGACGTGCATTGTCCCGCCGCCAAAAGATGCAGTATACAAAGGTAAGGAGGAGTCGGGCTGGGAAAAAGAACGGGATGATACGATTGCCACAATTCACGGATTTGGTGGGGATGAGATAGGAAGAAAACTTTGGAAGATGTGCTCAGGTTACCACGAAAGGTCGTTGGTGGAGACGGCAATGTTTAGGGTTAAGAAGCTGTTGGGAGATGGATTGAAAGCTCGTTCAATGGGATCTCAGAAGACAGAAGCTATTTGCAAGTGCATGGTAATTAACAAGATGAATAAACTTGGAATGCCAAGGTTTGACTGGGTGTTTGAAGCAGCCTAA